The genomic DNA CCCAACGAGCAGATGATCAAGAACCGCTACGTGCGCGGGTATCCGAACCCCATGGATCAGATGCTGCGCCAGAAGGACGTGCTCAAGCTCACAGACGCGCAGACCGACACGCTGATCGCGATGAACAAGCGGTTCACGAATGCCGTGGATTCGATCTGGACGCCGATCGCGCAGTACCTGGTGGGGCTGCCCGACGACTTCGACCTCAACGAGGCCTTCCAGCACGTGAGCGTGGGGCAGAACGCCACGATCGACCTGCTGGTGGCCTACGCGCCCAAGGAGAAGGGGCTGCTCACGGCCGAACAGCTGCACGAACTGCCGCCGGTGCTGGCGGCGTTCCTGGACGAACGCACCCTGCGCGAGATCCGGCCGGGGGGCGCGTTCGGGTTCGGCGGATTTGGCGGGGGCGGGATGGGCGGTGGAATGGGCGGGGGCGGGGGCGGCGGCGGTGGGCGCGGCGGCCGGGGGGGATGAGCCCCGGCCGGCGCCGACCGGCCGTCAGCTCAACCGCAGTACTCGTCGAAGGCGTGCTCCAGATCCTGCGCGATCTCCGTGGCCGGGCGGCCTTCGATCTGCCACCGCTCGAGCATGAACACCACCTTGCCGTCCTTGAGCAAGCCGATCTGCGGCGATGACGGCGGATACCCGGTGAAATAGCTGCGTGCGCGGGCCGTGGCGTCGGCGTCCTGCCCCGCGAACACCGTGGTGAGGCGGTCGGGCTTGACGGCGTGCCGGATGGCCGCCGCGGCCGCCGGGCGGGCATTGCGGGCCGAACAGCCGCACACCGAGTTCACCACGACGAGCGTGGTGCCGGTGGCGTTCTTGAGCTCGGCGTCCACCGCCTCGGGCGTGCGCAGCTCCTTGAATCCGATCCCGGTGAGCTCGGCGCGCATGGGCGCCACCAGCTGTTCGGGGTACATCGCCGGGGCGGTACGGATGGGAAGACTCATGGCATCACTCCGTCAGAAATCGTCTCGCACGAGCGCGAGAATGGCCTGTTGCGGCACCACGAGATAGCGCTCGCCTTCGAACGTGATCTCCACGGCCGCCTTCCGGAAGAACAGGGCGTAGTCCCCGTCCCGGGCCTGCATGGGGATGAACCGTGTTTCGCGCGCCGGAGCGCGCCACGGTTCTTCGCTGGAGGCATCGGGGCTCGGCAACGGCAGACCGGGCCCCGTGGCCACGATCGTGCCCCCCTGCACCGCCTGGTTGTCCACCGCCGTGGGCGGCAGGTACAGCCCGACGTTGGTGCGCTCCTCGCCCTCCTCGACCTTCACGAGGACCCGGTCCCCGACGACGAGCAGCTCCTTGTTCTTGCGGATCATGGGGGGAATATAATGCCTGCCGGGTGGGCCGGACCCGGTCAGCGGCCGGCCTCGTGCTCCCGTTCCCGCTCGTGCTTAGTGTGCAACTCGGCGGCCACGATGGTGCGGCGGACGAGGGAGACGATCAGGGCGAGCAGCGCGGCCCAGACGCAGACGACCAGTTCGCGCGTCCAGAAGGTACTGATCGCCATGCCGATCCAGTCGTGGAAACCGGCCCGCGCCGTGCCGGTGGGCTCCCGCCCCACCCCGATCAACAGCAGGCTCGTGGCCATCTCCCCCGCCACGACCCCCAACCCGAACGCCGGTGCCCGCCAGAACCACTTCTTGAGCGGGTAGTTGGCCAGGTGCGCCGTGGTCATCGAGCACAGGAACGCGAGCCCCAGCACGAACGTGCCGCCGATGTAGAGCCAGCTACTCGAGCCGTGCGTGAGCGCCATGGAACGGAACAGGCGCAGCACGATGCCGGCAACGAGCGCCATCTCCACCAGGTTGAACGAGAGCCGCCGGAAGGCCTTGGGCTCCTCCA from Gemmatimonadaceae bacterium includes the following:
- a CDS encoding BrxA/BrxB family bacilliredoxin, with translation MSLPIRTAPAMYPEQLVAPMRAELTGIGFKELRTPEAVDAELKNATGTTLVVVNSVCGCSARNARPAAAAAIRHAVKPDRLTTVFAGQDADATARARSYFTGYPPSSPQIGLLKDGKVVFMLERWQIEGRPATEIAQDLEHAFDEYCG
- a CDS encoding co-chaperone GroES family protein — translated: MIRKNKELLVVGDRVLVKVEEGEERTNVGLYLPPTAVDNQAVQGGTIVATGPGLPLPSPDASSEEPWRAPARETRFIPMQARDGDYALFFRKAAVEITFEGERYLVVPQQAILALVRDDF